In one Gracilinanus agilis isolate LMUSP501 chromosome 6, AgileGrace, whole genome shotgun sequence genomic region, the following are encoded:
- the FBXO3 gene encoding F-box only protein 3: MAAAAVAAAALGAEEPELNLELLPTDPLLLIFSFLDYRDLVSCSCVSRRLNQLSNHDPLWRRHCKKYWLLSETEKTQKNKSWKSLFKETYIDLGRYIQHYATLKKAWDDLERYLGQRCPRMIGSLKDSVEERELDAVEAQIGCKLPNDYRCSFRIHNGQKLVVPGLMGSMALSNHYRSEDLLDIDTAAGGFLQRQGLKHCLPLTFCIHTGLSQYMALESVEGRNKYEIFYQCPVPKLQDQMARNPSAIDMFITGASYSEWFTSYVHNVVTGGYPIIRDQIFRYVHDKGCVATTGDITVSVSTSFLPELSSVHPPHYFFTYRIRIEMSKDALPEKTCQLDSRYWRITNAKGEIEEVQGPGVVGEFPILSPGRVYEYTSCTTFSTTSGYMEGHYTFHLLYYKDRIFNVAIPRFHMVCPTFKVSTTPRETHNECAVIEEDEESTDSENFEDQPRLLDFSPPTGHCPRHT, from the exons ATGGCGGctgcggcggtggcggcggcggcgctGGGGGCGGAGGAACCGGAGCTGAACCTGGAGCTGCTGCCCACCGACCCACTGCTGCTCATCTTCTCCTTCTTGGACTACCGGGACCTAGTCAG TTGCAGTTGTGTTAGCCGAAGATTAAACCAACTCTCCAACCATGATCCCCTTTGGAGAAGACATTGCAAAAAGTATTGGCTTTTATCAGA GAcagaaaaaacacagaagaacaagAGTTGGAAATCTCTCTTCAAAGAGACTTATATTGATCTAGGAAGATACATTCAACATTATGCTACTCTTAAGAAAGCCTGGGATGATTTGGAAAGATACTTGGGGCAGAGGTGTCCAAGGATGATCGGATCTCTGAAAG ACAGCGTGGAGGAGCGGGAGCTGGACGCCGTGGAAGCCCAGATCGGGTGCAAGCTCCCCAATGACTATCGCTGCTCCTTCCGGATCCACAACGGACAGAAGCTGGTGGTTCCTGG GTTGATGGGCAGCATGGCCCTCTCCAACCATTACCGCTCAGAGGACCTGCTGGACATCGACACGGCCGCCGGAGGATTCCTGCAGAGGCAGGGCCTAAAGCATTGTCTTCCCCTCACTTTCTGCATACACACCGGTTTGAGTCAATATATGGCCCTGGAGAGTGTCGAAGGCCGCAATAAATACGAGATCTTCTATCAGTGTCCG gttcCTAAACTGCAG GACCAGATGGCTCGGAACCCGTCGGCAATTGATATGTTTATAACAg GTGCTTCCTATTCTGAATGGTTTACCTCTTACGTGCACAACGTTGTCACAGGGGGTTACCCCATCATCCGAGACCAGATCTTCAG GTATGTTCATGATAAGGGGTGTGTGGCAACAACTGGAGACATCACAGTGTCAGTGTCTACATCCTTCCTGCCAGAGCTCAGTTCTGTCCATCCACCTCACTATTTCTTTACTTACCGAATCAG GATTGAGATGTCTAAGGATGCTCTCCCAGAGAAGACTTGTCAGTTAGACAGCAGATACTGGAGAATCACCAATGCCAAGGGTGAAATCGAAGAAGTCCAGGGCCCTGGTGTGGTGG GAGAATTTCCCATCCTCAGCCCGGGCCGGGTATATGAATATACCAGCTGTACCACCTTCTCCACCACATCAGGATACATGGAAGGACATTATACCTTTCACCTTCTTTACTACAAGGACAGGATATTCAACGTGGCCATTCCCAGGTTTCATATGGTGTGTCCCACATTCAAGGTCTCCACCACCCCAAGG GAAACACACAATGAGTGTGCCGTGATCGAGGAAGATGAGGAGTCCACGGATTCTGAGAACTTTGAGGACCAGCCCCGGCTCCTGGACTTCTCTCCTCCCACGGGCCACTGTCCTCGGCACACCTGA